One part of the Nitrosophilus kaiyonis genome encodes these proteins:
- a CDS encoding cytochrome b encodes MAHFEKANSIGEWLDQRLATKTLWKVLAAEYWVPKNINFLWAMGVVLMTMFTILVISGIFLLMYYKPDTKLAFDSVNYTIMQEVWYGWLWRHMHGVAASVVFLVIYIHMFTGIYYGSYKRGREMIWISGMLLFVTFSAEAFSGYMLPWGQMSYWAAQVITNLFGGIPFIGDELVIWIRGNFYVADATLTRFFMLHVLLLPLIIMMIIGLHFYSLRIPHVNNQEGEDIDFDAEAEKYKAGRKAESKVIPFWPVFISKDLFVVGVFMIFYFYLVFYHYNFAMDPINFDPANPMKTPPHIYPEWYFLWSYEVLRGFFFDVGPLSAMDIGLMAFGIANVIFFLMPWLDRSDVVAPAHKRGAFNIWFWILLVDMIVLTIWGKLPPTGANAWIGFFASITFLILLLIVLPIITKREAKRAGGVL; translated from the coding sequence ATGGCACATTTTGAAAAGGCGAATAGCATAGGAGAATGGTTAGACCAAAGACTTGCTACCAAAACTCTTTGGAAAGTTTTGGCTGCTGAGTATTGGGTACCAAAAAATATCAATTTTCTTTGGGCAATGGGTGTTGTATTGATGACAATGTTCACTATACTTGTTATCAGTGGTATTTTTCTTTTAATGTATTATAAGCCAGATACAAAGCTTGCATTTGATAGTGTAAACTATACTATTATGCAAGAGGTATGGTATGGATGGCTTTGGAGACACATGCATGGTGTTGCAGCCTCTGTTGTATTTTTAGTTATTTATATACATATGTTTACAGGTATATATTATGGCTCGTATAAAAGGGGCCGTGAAATGATATGGATTTCAGGTATGCTACTTTTTGTGACTTTTTCTGCTGAAGCTTTCAGTGGTTATATGCTTCCTTGGGGACAAATGAGTTACTGGGCAGCTCAAGTTATTACAAACCTATTTGGTGGTATTCCTTTTATTGGTGATGAACTAGTAATCTGGATTAGAGGTAACTTTTATGTTGCAGATGCAACATTAACTAGATTTTTTATGCTCCATGTATTATTATTGCCATTAATTATTATGATGATAATTGGTCTTCACTTTTATTCATTAAGAATTCCTCATGTTAATAACCAAGAGGGTGAAGATATAGATTTTGACGCAGAAGCAGAAAAATATAAAGCTGGAAGAAAAGCTGAATCAAAAGTTATACCATTTTGGCCAGTTTTTATTAGTAAAGACCTTTTTGTAGTTGGTGTATTTATGATTTTCTATTTTTATCTTGTTTTTTATCATTACAATTTTGCAATGGACCCAATTAACTTTGATCCAGCAAATCCAATGAAAACTCCACCACATATCTATCCAGAATGGTATTTCTTATGGAGTTATGAGGTTCTTAGAGGATTTTTCTTTGATGTAGGGCCACTTTCTGCAATGGATATTGGTCTTATGGCATTTGGAATTGCAAATGTTATATTCTTTTTAATGCCTTGGTTAGATAGAAGTGATGTTGTAGCCCCAGCTCATAAAAGAGGTGCATTTAATATTTGGTTTTGGATTCTTTTAGTGGATATGATTGTTCTTACTATCTGGGGAAAACTCCCTCCAACAGGTGCAAATGCTTGGATAGGCTTTTTTGCATCTATTACATTTTTAATTCTTTTATTGATAGTTCTTCCTATCATTACAAAAAGGGAAGCTAAGAGAGCAGGAGGTGTGCTATGA
- the thpR gene encoding RNA 2',3'-cyclic phosphodiesterase, with the protein MRLFLGTFAKIEGFENIKKDFSNIIEGKWVEDENIHLTYIFLGNVEDPKEIILKLKDIKFKKKSINIRGLGYFGRPPKILYANINDKEIKKLYEKLCKKLHLDIDDNFISHITLIRIKKVKGIKKFLEMVEKYKNRKLGVLHLKLALIKSELTPKGPKYSIIKEF; encoded by the coding sequence ATGCGACTTTTTCTTGGAACTTTTGCAAAAATTGAAGGGTTTGAAAATATAAAAAAAGATTTTTCAAATATTATTGAAGGGAAATGGGTAGAAGATGAAAATATTCATTTAACCTATATATTTTTGGGAAATGTAGAAGATCCAAAAGAGATTATTTTAAAATTAAAAGATATTAAATTTAAAAAAAAGAGTATCAATATAAGAGGATTAGGATATTTTGGAAGACCTCCAAAAATTTTATATGCAAATATAAATGATAAAGAGATAAAAAAGCTATATGAAAAATTATGTAAAAAACTACATCTTGATATAGATGATAATTTTATCTCTCATATTACTTTAATTAGAATAAAAAAAGTAAAAGGAATAAAAAAATTTTTGGAAATGGTTGAAAAATATAAAAATAGAAAACTTGGTGTTCTTCATTTAAAGTTAGCTCTAATTAAAAGTGAACTCACACCAAAAGGTCCTAAATATTCTATAATAAAAGAGTTTTAA
- a CDS encoding 7-carboxy-7-deazaguanine synthase QueE, with product MLYLVEHFYSIQGEGKFVGTPSIFFRFGGCNLKCPSFGEYFVKGKIVYGCDTIRAVKRDLFQKEWKEIKDYKELIEILNDYLENLDFKPHIVLTGGEPLLYATDKSFYEFVKYLIENGFIVTIETNTTIEIDFEKYSAYKDVIFAMAVKLSNCGDPYEKRVNKKAIDKIVKNTKFSFFKFTLDRGLIETRAIDEIVDIVEPYPEVEIFCMPLGDKIDILKKHDKAVAEFCLIYGFIYSDRLHVRLWNREIRR from the coding sequence ATGCTGTATCTTGTCGAACACTTCTATAGTATACAAGGAGAGGGTAAATTTGTTGGAACACCAAGTATATTTTTCCGATTTGGTGGATGTAATTTAAAATGCCCATCTTTTGGTGAATATTTTGTAAAGGGTAAAATTGTATATGGATGTGATACTATTAGAGCTGTTAAAAGAGATTTGTTTCAAAAAGAGTGGAAAGAGATTAAAGATTATAAAGAGTTAATAGAAATTTTAAATGATTATTTAGAAAATTTAGATTTTAAACCTCATATTGTTTTAACTGGTGGAGAGCCCCTGCTTTATGCAACAGATAAGTCATTTTATGAATTTGTTAAATATTTAATAGAAAATGGTTTTATAGTTACAATTGAGACAAATACAACTATAGAAATAGATTTTGAAAAATATAGTGCATATAAAGATGTTATTTTTGCAATGGCGGTAAAATTAAGTAACTGTGGCGATCCTTATGAAAAAAGAGTCAATAAAAAAGCAATTGATAAAATTGTAAAAAATACAAAATTCTCTTTTTTTAAATTTACTCTTGATAGAGGATTGATTGAAACTCGTGCCATTGATGAAATAGTTGATATTGTAGAACCTTATCCTGAAGTTGAAATTTTTTGTATGCCTCTTGGAGATAAAATCGATATTTTAAAAAAGCATGATAAAGCTGTTGCTGAATTTTGTTTAATATATGGATTTATTTATAGTGACAGACTTCATGTTAGACTTTGGAATAGGGAGATAAGAAGGTAA
- the moaA gene encoding GTP 3',8-cyclase MoaA, whose amino-acid sequence MLIDGHGREVNYLRVSLTERCNFRCQYCMPEKPFSWVPKENLLSFEDLFKFIKAAIDEGITKIRLTGGEPTLRADLDKFIKMIYDYKNDIDLAMTTNGYLLKSIAKDLKEAGLKRLNISLDSLKPEVAAKIAGKDVLRNVLDGIEEALKVGLKVKINMVPLKGVNEDEIVDILDFCKDRGMQVRFIEYMENVHAHSSLKGMQGKEILNKIKEKYEIEKIGRKGSSPAFLYKIKNEDYIFGLIDPHKHDFCETCNRIRLTAEGYLIPCLYFDEAMSIKDAVQAGDIDRAVEILKEVLRNKPKENRWSEEESEASNRAFYETGG is encoded by the coding sequence ATGCTAATTGATGGACATGGAAGAGAAGTTAACTATTTAAGAGTATCTTTGACTGAGAGATGCAATTTTAGATGTCAATATTGTATGCCAGAAAAACCGTTTTCATGGGTTCCAAAAGAAAATCTTCTAAGTTTTGAAGATCTTTTTAAATTTATAAAAGCTGCTATTGATGAGGGAATCACAAAGATAAGATTAACTGGTGGAGAGCCAACATTAAGAGCAGATTTAGATAAATTTATAAAGATGATATATGATTATAAAAATGATATAGATTTAGCTATGACAACTAATGGATATCTATTAAAATCTATTGCAAAAGATTTAAAAGAAGCAGGTCTTAAAAGATTAAATATCTCTCTTGATAGTCTAAAGCCAGAGGTTGCAGCTAAAATTGCTGGAAAAGATGTTTTACGAAATGTTCTGGATGGAATTGAAGAGGCTTTAAAAGTTGGATTAAAAGTAAAAATAAATATGGTTCCATTAAAAGGTGTTAATGAGGATGAGATAGTTGATATTTTGGATTTTTGTAAAGATAGAGGTATGCAGGTAAGGTTTATAGAGTATATGGAAAATGTCCATGCCCATAGTAGTTTAAAAGGTATGCAGGGAAAAGAGATATTAAATAAGATTAAAGAGAAATATGAAATTGAAAAAATTGGCAGAAAAGGCAGCTCACCTGCATTTTTATACAAAATAAAAAATGAAGATTACATTTTTGGACTTATAGATCCTCATAAACACGATTTTTGCGAAACATGTAATCGAATTAGACTTACCGCTGAAGGATATTTGATTCCTTGTTTATATTTTGATGAAGCTATGAGTATCAAAGATGCAGTTCAAGCAGGAGATATAGACAGAGCAGTTGAAATTTTAAAAGAAGTTTTAAGAAATAAACCAAAAGAGAATCGCTGGAGTGAAGAAGAGAGTGAAGCTTCAAATAGGGCTTTTTATGAGACAGGGGGATGA
- a CDS encoding c-type cytochrome: MREIKILIVVVIFTLITYWGVEPFAHSQMHAHHEPATFKYEDLPALAKKGNAQKGAEVFMNAGCVGCHSVKSQGMPAPMDPVAASASYGVNPPDLSTAGALYDEKFLAAIIKNPAHAMKLTHKFNDKRPFPMPNFYGTGGDLEQEVADIVAYLKSIAPKEVSAKEAFVNACGRCHDMKYDNWYVIGEKPKMDTELQKAEFNKKHAEYQANLKKYLGTNPPDLSMYIRSRGHEYIRDFVEDPQKILHGTAMPRVGLTEASTHKVIEYMEKVGDRKKDKRNSLGPWILLYFVIFSLLAYAWKKKIWRDLH, encoded by the coding sequence ATGAGAGAGATTAAAATATTAATTGTTGTAGTTATATTTACTCTTATAACATATTGGGGAGTAGAACCATTTGCACATTCTCAAATGCATGCACACCATGAGCCTGCTACTTTTAAATATGAAGATCTTCCTGCTCTAGCTAAAAAAGGAAATGCACAAAAGGGTGCAGAGGTTTTTATGAATGCTGGATGTGTAGGATGTCACTCTGTAAAATCTCAAGGAATGCCTGCTCCAATGGATCCTGTTGCAGCTAGTGCTAGCTATGGTGTTAATCCACCAGATTTAAGTACAGCAGGAGCATTGTATGATGAGAAATTTCTTGCAGCAATTATAAAAAATCCAGCTCATGCTATGAAACTTACACATAAATTTAATGACAAAAGACCTTTTCCAATGCCTAACTTTTATGGAACTGGTGGTGATTTAGAACAAGAGGTTGCTGATATAGTTGCTTATCTAAAATCTATTGCACCAAAAGAAGTGAGTGCAAAAGAAGCATTTGTTAACGCTTGTGGTAGATGCCACGATATGAAATATGATAATTGGTATGTAATTGGTGAAAAGCCTAAAATGGATACAGAACTTCAAAAAGCTGAATTTAATAAAAAACATGCTGAATATCAGGCTAATCTTAAAAAATATCTTGGTACTAATCCACCAGATTTAAGCATGTATATAAGATCAAGAGGCCATGAATATATTAGAGATTTTGTAGAAGATCCTCAAAAAATTCTTCATGGAACAGCAATGCCAAGAGTTGGTTTGACTGAAGCTTCAACTCATAAAGTTATTGAATACATGGAAAAAGTTGGAGATAGAAAAAAAGATAAAAGAAACTCTCTTGGACCGTGGATTCTTCTTTATTTTGTTATCTTTTCTCTTCTTGCTTATGCATGGAAAAAGAAAATCTGGAGAGATTTACATTAA
- a CDS encoding cupin domain-containing protein, whose product MNFFDYETPIIDENFDTLFENKNIKIQRIVSSNIDTPKEFLQKENEWVILLKGEAEIEMNNKKYNIKKGEYIFIPSNTPHKLLKTKEGTLWLAIHFI is encoded by the coding sequence ATGAATTTTTTTGATTACGAAACACCAATAATTGATGAAAATTTTGACACTTTATTTGAAAATAAAAATATAAAAATTCAAAGAATAGTATCAAGTAATATTGATACACCTAAAGAGTTTTTGCAAAAAGAGAATGAATGGGTGATTTTATTAAAGGGTGAAGCTGAAATAGAAATGAATAATAAAAAATATAATATAAAAAAAGGCGAATATATTTTTATTCCTTCAAATACTCCTCATAAACTACTAAAAACCAAAGAAGGCACTCTTTGGCTTGCAATTCATTTTATTTAA
- the amrA gene encoding AmmeMemoRadiSam system protein A, whose product MEENLKRTLLNIARIAIKEEFIGHKELNEDVKKRLIDMFPELKKPGAVFVTINERSSLRGCIGSLVAYRPLIDDVIENAKAAAFSDPRFPPLAPDEFDKISIEISVLSEPKPLEYKDIQDLKSKIRPNIDGVVLKLDGYQATFLPQVWEELSDFDQFFAHLCLKAGLRPNCLELHPEIFTYQVEKFSEEDFK is encoded by the coding sequence ATGGAAGAAAATCTAAAAAGAACTCTTTTAAATATTGCAAGAATTGCAATAAAAGAGGAATTTATTGGACACAAAGAGTTAAATGAGGATGTCAAAAAAAGACTTATTGATATGTTTCCTGAATTAAAAAAACCAGGTGCTGTATTTGTAACAATAAATGAAAGAAGCTCTCTTAGAGGATGTATCGGCTCTCTTGTGGCATATAGACCTTTAATTGATGATGTTATAGAAAATGCAAAGGCAGCAGCTTTTAGTGATCCAAGATTTCCTCCATTAGCTCCTGATGAATTTGACAAAATATCTATAGAGATATCTGTTTTAAGCGAGCCAAAACCTCTTGAATATAAAGATATTCAAGATTTAAAGAGCAAAATTAGGCCAAATATTGATGGTGTTGTTTTAAAATTGGATGGATATCAAGCAACTTTTTTACCACAAGTTTGGGAGGAATTGAGTGATTTTGATCAGTTTTTTGCACATCTATGTTTAAAAGCTGGCCTTAGACCAAACTGTTTAGAACTTCATCCTGAAATTTTTACATATCAAGTGGAAAAATTTAGTGAAGAGGATTTTAAATAA
- a CDS encoding GGDEF domain-containing protein, whose product MLDIDNFKNINDTYGHQIGDMVLKEFSKVLKHSLRGNDLVFRIGGEEFAIIFLGLSKDIVENILNRIKENIKRKKFDILNKSITFSAGVAKLKEEDDFKSIFSRADKLLYEAKKSGKDKIFLEKE is encoded by the coding sequence ATTTTAGATATAGATAATTTTAAAAATATAAATGATACATATGGTCATCAAATAGGAGATATGGTTTTAAAAGAGTTTTCAAAAGTTTTAAAACATTCATTAAGAGGAAATGATCTTGTTTTTAGAATTGGTGGTGAAGAGTTTGCTATTATATTTTTAGGGCTTTCTAAAGATATAGTAGAAAATATTTTAAATAGAATCAAAGAAAACATTAAAAGGAAAAAATTTGATATTTTAAATAAATCAATTACTTTTAGTGCAGGAGTTGCAAAGCTAAAAGAAGAAGATGATTTTAAATCAATTTTTTCAAGAGCAGATAAACTGCTTTATGAAGCTAAAAAGAGTGGTAAAGATAAAATATTTTTAGAAAAGGAATAG
- the ribE gene encoding riboflavin synthase gives MFTGLIREIAKVESFNGKFLRLKAKYRPNLGDSIAINGACLSVTKIFDNGFEVEVSDETRKIVALENYKDLVHIEPAMKLSDRLEGHIVQGHIDCVGVIEKIEKKINSYDFYIKIPKSYIKFVIPKGSIAVDGVSLTVNDVFEDSFRLTIIPLTMKETLFGKYKIKRRVNIETDMFARYLYYMFKKEKKISWEEIERIQAIF, from the coding sequence ATGTTCACAGGACTTATAAGAGAGATTGCAAAAGTTGAAAGTTTTAATGGTAAATTTTTAAGATTAAAAGCAAAATATAGACCAAATTTAGGTGACTCTATAGCTATAAATGGAGCATGTTTAAGTGTAACTAAAATTTTTGATAATGGATTTGAAGTTGAAGTTAGTGATGAAACAAGAAAGATCGTTGCTTTAGAAAATTATAAAGATTTAGTTCATATTGAACCAGCTATGAAACTTAGCGATAGATTAGAAGGACATATTGTTCAAGGTCATATCGATTGTGTTGGCGTAATAGAAAAAATTGAAAAAAAAATTAATTCATACGATTTTTATATAAAAATACCAAAAAGTTATATAAAATTTGTAATACCAAAAGGAAGTATAGCAGTCGATGGAGTAAGCTTGACTGTAAATGATGTTTTTGAAGATAGTTTTAGATTAACAATTATTCCATTAACAATGAAAGAGACTCTTTTTGGAAAATATAAAATAAAAAGAAGAGTAAATATTGAAACAGATATGTTTGCTAGATATCTATATTATATGTTTAAAAAAGAGAAAAAAATTAGTTGGGAAGAGATTGAGAGAATACAGGCTATTTTTTGA
- a CDS encoding Rieske 2Fe-2S domain-containing protein, which yields MADQKRRDFLGMVFGGFAAAGGVAALYAMKRTWDPLPSVMAAGFTTVDLSPMKPGEFRTVTWRGKPIFILKKDHTDLKKCDNADVKVGEGDYLVRIGLCTHLGCIPAWEPDKKIFKCACHGGEFDACGTNTFGPPPRPFDIPPFKIEGTKLVLGEEGPEYKKLVGKA from the coding sequence ATGGCAGATCAAAAAAGACGCGACTTTTTAGGAATGGTCTTTGGTGGGTTTGCAGCTGCTGGTGGAGTTGCAGCTCTTTATGCCATGAAAAGAACTTGGGATCCATTACCAAGTGTTATGGCAGCAGGATTTACTACAGTTGATCTTTCACCAATGAAACCAGGTGAATTTAGAACTGTTACTTGGAGAGGTAAACCTATTTTTATACTAAAAAAAGATCATACTGATCTAAAAAAGTGTGATAATGCAGATGTGAAAGTAGGCGAAGGCGACTATTTGGTAAGAATTGGCCTATGTACACACCTAGGATGTATTCCTGCTTGGGAACCTGATAAAAAGATATTCAAATGTGCTTGCCACGGTGGTGAATTTGATGCTTGTGGGACTAATACATTTGGACCTCCTCCAAGACCTTTTGATATTCCTCCATTTAAGATAGAAGGAACTAAGTTGGTATTGGGAGAAGAGGGACCTGAGTATAAAAAATTAGTTGGTAAAGCGTAA
- the mnmG gene encoding tRNA uridine-5-carboxymethylaminomethyl(34) synthesis enzyme MnmG, whose translation MKYDVIVIGGGHAGIEASLAAARMGLKTLMITILAEQIGAASCNPAIGGLAKGHLVKEIDALGGQMGLTTDKTGIQFRILNASKGPAVRGSRAQIDMDRYRIYMRTVVLNTPNLEVSQEMVDEILVKNSKVIGVLTNLKNVYHAKKVIVTTGTFLKGLVHIGEIKQEAGRAGEFPSKKLSECLKSFGLKMGRLKTGTCARIDAKSIDFSKMEIQSGDENPIPFSFRTDRKNFNPTQLPCYVTYTNERTHEIIESNFSRAPLFTGQIEGVGPRYCPSIEDKIYRFRDKERHHIFVEPQTLEATEYYINGMSTSLPPDVQRDMIRSVKGLEKAEIVRYGYAIEYDWVDPTELKHTLETKKIEGLYLAGQINGTTGYEEAAAQGLMAGINASLAIKEKEPLILRRDEAYIGVLIDDLVTKGTKEPYRMFTSRAEYRLLLREDNADLRLMHYGHKIGLIDEDTYSKMLKKKEEIEKGLKYLEENYLTPTKETLKFLESISEEKITDKTSLKNIASRSSFTIEKLEKLAPIIKDFSPEAKEQILIESKYHQYIQKQKSQIDRMKELMNIKIPQDLDIDSISGLSNEVKEKLKKFKPPTLFAASEISGITPAAIEILHIYIKMREKKKSS comes from the coding sequence ATGAAATATGATGTAATTGTTATTGGAGGTGGACACGCCGGTATTGAAGCCAGTTTAGCTGCTGCAAGAATGGGGCTGAAAACATTAATGATAACAATTTTAGCTGAACAAATTGGTGCTGCGAGTTGTAACCCAGCTATTGGAGGTCTTGCAAAAGGGCATCTTGTAAAAGAGATAGATGCTCTTGGTGGGCAGATGGGGCTTACAACTGATAAAACAGGTATTCAATTTAGAATATTAAATGCTTCAAAAGGGCCCGCAGTTAGAGGAAGCAGGGCTCAAATTGATATGGATAGATATAGAATTTATATGAGAACAGTTGTTTTAAATACTCCAAATCTTGAAGTTTCTCAAGAGATGGTTGATGAAATTTTGGTAAAAAATTCAAAAGTTATAGGAGTTTTAACAAATCTTAAAAATGTATATCATGCAAAAAAAGTTATTGTAACAACAGGAACATTTTTAAAGGGGCTTGTTCATATAGGTGAGATAAAGCAAGAGGCTGGACGAGCAGGTGAGTTTCCATCAAAAAAACTTAGTGAATGTTTAAAAAGTTTTGGTTTAAAAATGGGAAGGCTTAAAACAGGGACTTGTGCAAGAATCGATGCAAAAAGTATAGATTTTTCAAAAATGGAGATTCAAAGTGGAGATGAAAATCCAATCCCATTTAGTTTTAGGACTGATAGAAAAAATTTTAATCCTACACAGCTTCCTTGTTATGTAACATATACAAATGAAAGAACTCACGAAATAATTGAGTCAAATTTTAGTAGAGCCCCTCTTTTCACAGGTCAAATTGAAGGAGTGGGGCCAAGATATTGTCCAAGCATTGAGGATAAAATATATAGATTTAGGGATAAAGAGAGACACCATATTTTTGTTGAGCCTCAAACATTAGAGGCAACAGAATATTATATAAATGGAATGAGTACTTCTTTGCCCCCAGATGTTCAAAGGGATATGATAAGAAGTGTAAAAGGTTTAGAAAAAGCTGAAATTGTAAGATATGGATATGCAATAGAGTATGACTGGGTTGATCCAACTGAACTTAAACACACATTAGAAACTAAAAAAATTGAGGGCCTCTATTTAGCAGGTCAGATAAATGGAACAACTGGATATGAAGAAGCAGCTGCACAAGGGCTTATGGCTGGAATAAATGCAAGTTTGGCTATAAAAGAAAAAGAGCCACTTATTCTAAGAAGAGATGAAGCATATATTGGGGTTTTAATTGATGATTTGGTAACAAAAGGTACAAAAGAGCCTTATAGAATGTTTACAAGTAGAGCAGAATACAGACTTTTATTAAGAGAAGATAATGCAGATTTAAGACTTATGCACTATGGTCATAAAATAGGACTTATTGATGAAGATACATACTCTAAAATGCTAAAGAAAAAAGAGGAAATTGAAAAAGGTTTAAAATATTTAGAAGAAAACTATTTAACTCCAACTAAAGAGACTCTGAAATTTTTAGAAAGTATAAGCGAAGAAAAAATTACAGATAAAACAAGTTTGAAAAATATTGCATCAAGAAGTAGTTTTACTATAGAAAAGTTAGAAAAATTGGCTCCAATTATAAAAGATTTTAGCCCTGAAGCTAAAGAGCAGATATTAATTGAATCAAAATATCATCAATATATTCAAAAGCAAAAAAGCCAAATTGATAGAATGAAAGAGTTAATGAATATAAAAATCCCACAAGATTTAGATATAGATAGTATTAGTGGTTTATCAAATGAGGTAAAAGAAAAACTTAAAAAATTTAAACCTCCAACACTATTTGCAGCAAGTGAAATAAGTGGAATAACACCAGCTGCTATAGAGATACTTCATATTTACATTAAGATGAGAGAAAAGAAGAAGAGTAGTTAG
- a CDS encoding 6-pyruvoyl trahydropterin synthase family protein produces the protein MIIRKLFKFENAHIVRNCISKRCSQSIHGHSYKVELFFKSDTLDRGQMVYDFGLTKLTIKELIDSFDHAITLWSKDNPEYLKDMKKWSRRWIEIPVNPSAEQFARIFFVMVDHVLNQTIMVNEEKNVTIDSVIVHETDTGYAKCDRFDAYNEKMIPIDLKEIIFSEGIKEEWTDSLMWDKLLKGEMFINPKEI, from the coding sequence ATGATAATAAGAAAACTATTTAAGTTTGAAAATGCCCATATTGTTAGAAATTGTATATCAAAAAGATGTTCCCAAAGTATTCATGGGCATTCATATAAAGTGGAGCTTTTTTTTAAATCAGACACTCTTGATAGAGGGCAGATGGTTTATGATTTTGGACTTACAAAACTTACAATAAAAGAGTTAATTGATTCATTTGATCATGCTATTACATTATGGAGTAAAGATAATCCTGAATATTTAAAGGATATGAAAAAATGGAGTAGAAGATGGATAGAGATTCCAGTAAATCCAAGTGCAGAGCAGTTTGCTAGAATTTTTTTTGTTATGGTTGATCATGTATTAAATCAAACTATTATGGTAAATGAAGAAAAAAATGTTACAATAGATAGTGTAATCGTTCATGAAACAGATACCGGTTATGCAAAATGTGATAGATTTGATGCATATAATGAAAAAATGATTCCAATTGATTTAAAAGAGATCATTTTTTCTGAAGGTATTAAAGAGGAGTGGACCGATAGTTTAATGTGGGATAAACTTTTAAAAGGTGAAATGTTTATTAATCCAAAAGAGATATAA